Genomic segment of Xenopus laevis strain J_2021 chromosome 4S, Xenopus_laevis_v10.1, whole genome shotgun sequence:
tcagcatttatatggcataatttttctggcctctgtgcttcagtggctgcaaccaaaaaaatttatattttcagcatttatatggcataatttttctggcaactgtgcttcagtggctgcgaccaaaaaaattactattttcagcatttatatggcatattttttctggcaactgtgcttcagtggctgcgtccaaaaaaactgggcaaacaatgcctacaaggtcaacgtatggcagttgtttaaagagaacagtagattactagccagcaaagctacctaagctaaaatgtccctcaaatccctgcagacttctgtccctccaatacagagcagtatcaagcagattactagccagcaagcttactatcatctgtccctgaaatcactaacagctctccccctacactatctcttccaagcacacacaggcagatttttcagatacatttttgcccttgatccccctctggcatgccactgtccaggtcgttgcaccctttaaacaactttaaaatcatttttctggccagaaatgtcttttctagatgttaaagttcgccttcccattgaagtctatggggttcgcgaaccgttcgcgaaccgctcgcatttttgcgcaagttcgcgaatatgttcgcaaactttttttccgacgttcgctacatccctagtgggatcacctgactatagttgggaagggtgggagctacaacatggagctggtcactgctcctgtataactataacaaacaagggaaagttgtggccaactacgtcaaagtcatcccatatctggccagtcctacgcttaattttcatctgattcattaagaattcaatttgcttcattatacattttacaaagggactaagttttacctgcaacttacttgctgctttcaaagtaaaactcccaaacttggctgccaaaacctcaaattcagactaatcccctttactgttcacacctgagacccagactgaaactgcccacattgttctcctgtttacactttatacaaaatgctaatggagcaccagcactgtgtcactgtatgtagtggTACTGATGgatttccctgtctcttgctctgttctgccttccatatgctccctgtttgtgccctgctctgactgtgatacataagcctggtatttgttctgggagtttgttagcttttgaaaattaattatttttaggggcccctaaggtgtttaatcatgtgctgggggtgctgtattatctaaggggaagaggaggcatatggatttaagggtatatcttaatatgacaacttttttcacatatgagtgataagtgatatccctgcagtgagcaccaaccatttggttttttggtgtgttagcacaattaatgtggacatgatcttgtggtaacatgggtgtggtttaaagtgggtgtggtttaaaaaacagggagtggtcaacactggcttccattatcggccctccactatgtaggccggaaaaatttcggccctcagGACCAcgaaagttggacagcactgccctaagaCAAACTGGtggcagtagggtaagatggaggaTAGTCACATCAAAGGATGTGCAAACTCAGTTCCCCTCTACCGGCAgtcaacagccaatcagcaattaggttTAAGTGCTCTGGAGAATCAGTTAACCTAATAAACTGGTGTGGTTGCAATATGTGACTTTACTGGTGTATAGTTGAACTGTGTGTTCATAGGCAGGACCgacatcagaaatcgcagggcccaaaaaaaatattggtggctagggttcccacatattaataaaaaataaaaagatattggtggtcagggcccacccattaaaaaatattggtggctaggaccccacatgagaaaaaaattgttggcaaggcccctccccccacattataagaaaattggtggccagggccccttaaacgtccatgccttcctgaagtcagcagctctcagcagcataccctcgggccccctacaactctcccccctgtccccctctgatggctgccctgttcaTAGGTCACCAACTTGGGGGGGTTACAAAGCTCACCCCACAGCAGCAATTAAAAGGTTATACAGCAATAGTCCATTAAGTATCAGAGATGACAGCCACAGTTCTGACGTACTGTATTACTTCTCACCCCAGAATGCAACATGACTTCATAGTAATTGACAGCTCAGCTTCCCAAGAGGCATTGCAGCAGCTGCCCTTATGACAGACATGGGTATCATGATTTAATTAAGATTACACGGGGTAGAATGGAATATTTCCCCCCACCCACCCAACGCATGGTTAGGCCCAGTATGCAGGCTGCACCTGATGAGTAGGATATATTTAGTAGTCAGAGGAATGTAGAGGAAATGAGCGAGGAGTTGCTGCTGTTTATAGATAGAGTATGGGCCCATACCAGGGCATCAGCAGGTAATCACTGCCCATACTGTGCCCCCAGGAGCAACCCCCGGTGAATCCCAGAGAGGGATGAGCTAATTGTACCCTAAATATCTACAGCAGCTCAGCCTGCACTGTGCCTACCTCCATGCCCATAACTGGCAGATGTTATGCCAGACTCAGCCACTTCATTCCTTTATTTCATAGACCTATGAAAGCAGATTCAGAGCCCAACAGAACAAAAGCACCCAtagaaacacatacagtatatacatttatgaGGGGTATTCAGCTTTTGACCTAACTTTTTCTCTCCAGTCTGTGAGTAAATGAAAGAGCTATagagaaaggagaaagaaagccttattgtatgtgtgtttgtgtgtgatttCTGGGGAGAGGTGTGTAGTGAGGTGTGTGGAGAGGCACCAATCACAGCCAGTCGTGGAGAACTGTATATACAGTGAcagtgccatagttttatggtatctctctttacaggctatgagcaaagttagggggctgttcctgctgaattgtgcttagtacagaagaatacctatgctgccatagttttaaggtatctctctgtacagactatgagcaaacttagggggctgttcctgctgaattgtgcttagttcaggggaatacctatgcagccatagtttAAAGGTatccctctgtacagactatgagcaaacttagggggcttttcgtgctgaattgtgcttagtacagaagaatacctatgctgccatagttttatggtatctctatgTAGGGGCTATGAGCAaactgcttaattgtgcttagcacaAAGGAAAACACCAACACTGGCATGCTATTACATTGTGCAGCCTGAAGGCAAACTTGTGCAATATAGAAATgactatattatacatatatttatataactgttCCTGCTGACATAAGAACACACTGGTGTCTTGTGATAAGTAGCAGCAGACTGACATCACTGCTGGAAAAGTCTGGCGAAATGGAAAAAAGTGCCCTTTCAGAACTGCGAGTGGTTAGGTAATGAATAGATGAAAAGAACTGGCAGCCAATCAAGAGAGTTCATTGGCCTCTGTGCCAGCGCAAGGCTGACAGCCACAATCAAACTGGAAATGGgaagagaaataaatgagagCCATATGGTTTAATGCAATAACAAGTACCAAGTTTGCTAcagggtctagtaacccatagcaacctataagCAGGTCAGCTGCTTTAAAACAAACACGTGATTGGCTGTTATGGCATCCCTTTTTTATGctgtttcccctttaattaacatTAGGGCACAAAGTCTTGTGGCTGAATgggagcaactcccagcaacaactcccagcagcaatGTTCCTACATCTAGTGGGATTCTTCCCAGAAGCaccggggcagttatagcagcaaagggaggggcaacttGGTTTGGGAAAGAGACTCTGAACAGGCAGGTGACGATATATCCCACCCTGAGCGAGACTTTCCCATAGAGAGAACCATTATATCAACATACGGATGGTGGGTGGTACATTGGGTAGGTGAACAGACATGCACAGGGAGTTTGTAACAGGGGTAGGAGGAGTGGCCCTTAAAGTTGGGGTCCATTTGGTCCTGGACCCCCAAGCCTGACCCTGGACAACTGAGCACAGAATATAATCCCGGCCCTCTGCCCAGTTGGTTGTGACGAGGCCAACAGGGggtctcagtaagtgacagacaCGCCAACACGATGCAGTCACACTCTAATTGTAGGCACAGGGATTGGTCGGGGATTTCACTTGTTTCAGCAGAGGCGTATGTACGGGAGCTGACGCTCTGTTACTCATACACTGACCTTACTCTGCTCCTGCTGCACTCGCACTGTCCCAGCTGCAGGGGTCCGTTGCTTATACCCACATGAAGcattatcattaacatgtatttatgaggcaccaacatattcctcagcactgtacaataaatgggtaagATCACTAAACATAGAGAATGATATAAAAACCAACCTATAACTGATGCATGAGGGGAAGAGGGCCTTGCCCTAAGAGCTTACAGTCATTTAGCTCAATGCAGTGCATCTACATAGCAAACACCTCTGTGATTGCTTCACCCCCATGTCGCATAGGGTGGGATATCTTGCCCCCAGTACCATTTTAAGCAATGGGTTTGATATGTTTAACACTGCGCTGAACCCCCATATACAATTGCCATTAAACACCCCCTTTACTGTTGTGGTTGTTCCTATGCACCCAGGTGCTTTCTATGTGTGGTGCCATGGACCTGACAAAggcaagttgggggggggggaatttagcattttaaaaatataccactcagcttttctatttatataggactgacatattctgcagtgctttacagagattatacatcattgtcATCAGTGGTgcttgccccagtggagcttacaatctaatccaTGACATTCTTGCACTTTCTACGCACGCCCCATGCGAAAATGTTTAAAATACCTTAGAAATACCTTAGAAATTACAGGATTGCCCCAAACTCACCTTGGCACCTTCATTGGCACCATCATTTGTTTTGCCATTGCTCCTTGTCCAATCAGAGTTTTAAGCCTGTGCTCACGTTGATCTTGGCACCCAATCAGCTTCCCTGTCCCTTTAAGGAGAAAGAATTCCATTTGGCGCAAGGTAAAGTTTGGGAACAGCCAAATACGTCACCGGCTGACATTGCAGCATTTTGGCACAAAGCGAGGGGAAGGAATTATGTTGATCATTAATAAGGGGGGGGCTACAGTTTGCCCTTTTGACAGTtactttatagatatatataatttgctTGGCATTCTATAGACTCggctacacacacacatgtattgaTCTGCTCATACAGTTGCACAACTTCCAGCTGAATTGTGTTAATGTCTTGGGCTTCCAATATAGAGCATTTTGGATGACTGAGTGTGTGTTTAATGTGCACACAGGATCTGCCACTCAGGGACCTGCATGCATTCTGCACTATAGGCTGTCTGGGAATGTGGGTGACGGGCTCAACCCAGTAGGAGTTCAATGCTCACCGTCAGCTCTGTGCAGAAATCTAGAGGCTTTCCACTTCTCCCTCCCCAGGTGTCTCTCCAGCTGCTGCTCCCTCTGTATTGTGCTCCTTCTGTATTGagattaaagggtaaataattaAATGTATGAGTTCTATAGAATCACAGGATGCCAGTGTGGGTTCCCctgataaataattcaaaaactaaagaatataaataatgaagaccaattgaaaagttgcttagaattggccacacTAAaaggatgaaccacccctttaaagagttgTGTGTTATACAGAGAGAAATGTGTGTATTGTACAGAGAGCTGTGTAATTCTACAGAGATAAAGAGTTGTGTATTATGCAGAGAGAAGGGGATAATTGGGCATCAttatgcagagagagagacaggtacAGAGACTTGAGAGAGGTACAGAAAGTTGATTTTTATACCCATAGGGGACATAAGAATGTTTATTATACAGAGACTTGTGTTATACAGATGGGTGAAGTGAGTGTGTGTTATATAGGGAGAGAGGTAACATAACAGGGGGTTGTGGAGCACAGTGACTACattataactatagaggaagcagactctgtggcttcaggggggcccaggaggtataggggccccatgaagccgtaattaatatacagtttcaataaatattggtaaaactactAAATATTTTGGgagcatgaaaaataatttgctgtggggcccagtgatatgtAGTTACGCCTCTGCACTGGGCTGTGTATTATAGATAGATTTGTGTTATACAGAGGGAGCAGTAATGGCGGGTGACTATGACTTTAGCAAAGAGAATTGCGTTGGAGGGGGAAGCAGTGTTACATTTATTCTTTCAGGGGACAtttacagacccccccccccaactctgtGTCTGAAATAATATCTGCTTTTTCATCTTTCAACTGCAGGAACAATGGATCCAATCTGTTTAGGATGGGCACAGTTGGGCCAGAACAGTTGGGGGAGGGGTTCTGTTGAATACCCCCCCTGTACCCCTCCACCCACCACTCCTGCAACCCTTCACCCCTGGACCCCACCACACCTGCACCCCTCCACTCCTGCACCCCTATCAGCATATCCCTTCCAGTTCCACCACTTGCATGTGTCTTAAAATCAATCCACTGATTAACCCAGCCCGGGTTGATAATACCTGAAAAATTTGCCTTAAGTCTCTCCAACCAAAGTCCCTAACGTGTTTAtgtgctgcagactgcactgttcCCATGTAGCCATGCACCTGGCATCTCAATTACTTGTAATTAACCAATCAGCTTGTGGATTTTCTGTGTGTCCAGCAGTAAACGGGTGGGATgtcgactggcaatctgtggcttgtggcaaatgccagaggagtaGGTGTAAGAGGCCACAGTCATTTATTGGGTCTCTGTGTAgcagaaatgccagggcctatttggaatcccagtccagaccttcCACTTCTCAGGTGTAAGAAAGCGCTTTATTTAGATGAATGAAGTAGAATGGAGCACCTGGCTGATATAAAGCAGCCCTAGGTGGAGTTTaacactgaactacaactccccaaATCCTCTATTAATATTTCCATACAGCAGGTAAATTCATGGATATTGACAAGGCACATCTTCTCTAACTCTCAAAGACAAGATaacaacaacaaacaaacaaaaaaaacgctGGGGGCCTTTAAATGAGTTttggtgggtgctgggagttgtagttaaagggCAGCCGTGCCTATTCCCTATACAACACGTGTTACCTTTTGTGCAATATTTGCTTCTTGTAATGATTAAGACATTTGATACCCCCATGGGTATTTTCTTTGGCACTGAAAGGGTTTATGAAATTCGTCCAGGGAAGCGTCTGCAAACTCCCAGCCTTTCCATGGAGTGTGTGCTGATGAGAGCAGCTGGGAGTGCGGGAGGGGGCGGCTGGAAGTATGAGAGGGGGTGGCTGGGATATAAAGCAGAGAAGAGGCATCAGTTCACAGACAGAAGCACATTGAGAGCTGCACCATAGAGCTCCAGGGCTTGGGGGGCCACATCTGGGGAGAGAGGAAGGTTGGCCACTATATAAAAAGACTTGGACATTGCTAATTCTCCCTGAACCCCTCTGTTATTTGCTACTGCTCCCTCTCTGCACCACTTTCTGGATTCTCCGCCAGGAGCAGGATCTGTGCTTCCTTATATGATTAAATCCCTGGGGCAGCGTTGGTGCCAAAGATCCACTGCCAACCCTCGGCTGGTGCCTCCACCTTGGCAGCAGAGGGATCATTGGGGTGTTACCTGGGCACCGGTCACCATGTCGGCCAAACAGGCAGAGTCGTTGCCCATCTGCTCCACTTACCAGGCAGTGATGCCGCACTTCAGCGGGGTGACAGAGGAATACCCACAGCCCATCCAAGCCAGGACTCTGAAGGGCAAGGGGAAGCTCAGGAGACCAAGGCAGAGCAGGTTCAAGACCCAGCCGGTGACCTTCGATGAGATCCAGGAGGTAGAGGAGGAAGGGGTGTCCCCCACAGAAGAGGAGAAAGCCAGAAAGTCCTTCCTGCAGTCCCTGGAATCTCTGCGGAGAAGCTCCCACAACATGCAGATCCAGAGGGAGAAGCTCGGCAGATCCAAACTGAGGCACAGCCTGGACTCCAGCGATTCCGACTCCACACTCTAATCCAAGCCCGGGGCCCCTTCCTAGGACTTTGGGTCACTGTCATGGCAGGAGGTGTCTCCTTCCTCTGGTGGGACCATTTTGGGGTGCAGCAGTTTGGGGAACCACATGGCCCCTGAATGATCAGGTCGCTGGGACATGACAatgctgtatatttgtttttggcATAAGCCCTCTGTTCCCGGCTGTTGCACTATATTTTGCCCTGAAGAGCTTGCAATTTCAATTCCtgaaaattggggggggggggagggcatTGTAATATTAAACTTGCTGCTTTCAATCTGTTGTACTCCTGGAACCCTCAGCCATCCATTGGCtagcagaggattctgggagtagTAGTTTGAAACGGTCATGGAGTTAAAGGAACGGCACACTTGTTTAAAATATGGCACAAATTGGGGATAGAACATCTTgtgggactacaactcccagcttgcCCTGGGCTGTGGCTCTTAAGAGCTAGCGCTTTCCTGTCCCCCACCTCACTGGTTTACATGCTGTGCTGGCCGAGGATCCTGGGtagcagtcaccctgctatatctCTGCTAGCTAATTGCATTTGTGCAAAGTCTTCTTTGTGTTGGGTCAGGCTCAGACTTACTGTACTAATACTGAGGGGCCAACCCTCCCTGAGTAGGGGGCAATAGTCGATAGGAATTGAAGCTGCCAaagagaactacaactcccagcatcccacctaAAATTTGTACTAGGTGTTGTATTGGTTACCAACCACTCCCAGCAGTACCTAGCAGTTTAGACCGTACACAGTAGGCTGAATATCTTGCTAAGAAGCAAGTGCCGGTCCTCCAGGCTATGTTGTGCAACTCCCAAGTGGCTGGCagaggatactgggagttgtagtgctaTAAGCATACTACGGAGCCTTTGTAT
This window contains:
- the c11orf96.S gene encoding uncharacterized protein C11orf96 homolog, translating into MIKSLGQRWCQRSTANPRLVPPPWQQRDHWGVTWAPVTMSAKQAESLPICSTYQAVMPHFSGVTEEYPQPIQARTLKGKGKLRRPRQSRFKTQPVTFDEIQEVEEEGVSPTEEEKARKSFLQSLESLRRSSHNMQIQREKLGRSKLRHSLDSSDSDSTL